From Mycoplasma sp. 2045, a single genomic window includes:
- the plsY gene encoding glycerol-3-phosphate 1-O-acyltransferase PlsY, producing MTVIQLSNSILFNILLFIFGYIAGSLNTSIIWGKIVKKDVRELHSKNAGATNSSRVLGKKAGLCILLIDVFKTILMVSIAYGLCKVINKNNLNMSLYVFPILCGLGVVVGHCFPIFFKFKGGKGVATSIGLLISINIALLPIAAVIFFAVLFWKKYVSLASIVSALLMMPVIMFAHWFLSSDLSWATNMKWLADYSQHTTRSLYNYQLTSGIFFIAAALLIVIMHRDNLVRIFKNQERKLSFLDRSNKK from the coding sequence ATGACGGTGATTCAACTTAGCAATTCAATTTTGTTTAATATTTTATTATTCATTTTTGGATACATTGCAGGATCCTTAAACACTTCAATTATATGAGGAAAAATTGTTAAAAAAGATGTTAGAGAGCTTCATTCAAAAAATGCAGGAGCAACTAATTCCTCTAGGGTACTAGGGAAAAAAGCAGGACTATGCATTTTATTAATAGATGTTTTTAAAACAATTTTAATGGTTTCAATTGCGTATGGATTGTGCAAGGTTATCAATAAAAATAATTTAAATATGAGCTTATATGTATTTCCAATTTTATGTGGTTTAGGAGTTGTTGTTGGGCATTGTTTCCCTATTTTCTTCAAATTCAAGGGTGGAAAAGGAGTTGCTACATCAATTGGTTTATTAATTTCAATCAACATTGCACTTTTACCAATTGCTGCAGTTATATTCTTTGCAGTATTATTCTGAAAAAAATATGTTTCCTTAGCAAGTATTGTGTCGGCTCTTTTAATGATGCCTGTAATTATGTTTGCTCATTGATTTTTAAGTTCAGATCTTTCTTGAGCAACTAATATGAAATGACTTGCTGACTATAGTCAACATACAACTCGATCACTTTATAATTATCAATTAACTAGTGGAATTTTCTTTATAGCAGCAGCACTACTAATAGTTATAATGCACAGAGATAATTTAGTTAGAATTTTTAAGAATCAAGAAAGAAAGTTATCTTTTTTAGATAGAAGTAACAAAAAATAG
- the eno gene encoding phosphopyruvate hydratase yields MSAIKKIHAREILDSRGNPTVEVEVFTEFGGYGIAKVPSGASTGSREALELRDKGSEYESNWFGGKGVMLAVDHVNNDIAPYIEGMEVTLQREIDRKMIELDGTENKSKFGANAILGVSLAVARAAANELQIPLYKYLGGFNAHELPVPMLNVINGGEHASNTIDFQEFMIMPVGAKTFREALQMANFVFHNLAKLLKKHGHGVQVGDEGGFAPNFKSHEEALDFLVEAIKAAGYVPAKSGENAVAIAMDCASSELYEDGVYTFKKLKAAVEKQLPGFEHLTDTKFTYTSDEMLDYLKHLVDKYPIISIEDGFAEGDWEGFKKFTAELGNKLQIVGDDLTVTNTAILKRAIEEKSMNSILIKINQIGSLTETFEAIQMAQKANMTAVVSHRSGETEDTTIADIAVAMNTGQIKTGSLSRTDRIAKYNRLLAIEEELGSVSSFKGREAFYNIEK; encoded by the coding sequence ATGTCAGCAATTAAAAAAATTCACGCACGTGAAATTCTAGACTCACGTGGTAACCCAACTGTTGAAGTTGAAGTATTCACAGAATTCGGTGGATACGGTATTGCTAAAGTTCCTTCAGGTGCATCTACAGGATCACGTGAAGCTCTTGAATTAAGAGATAAAGGTTCTGAATATGAAAGTAACTGATTTGGTGGAAAAGGAGTTATGTTAGCAGTTGATCACGTTAACAACGATATTGCTCCTTACATCGAAGGTATGGAAGTTACATTACAACGTGAAATTGATAGAAAAATGATTGAATTAGATGGTACAGAAAACAAATCTAAATTCGGTGCTAATGCTATCTTAGGAGTTTCATTAGCTGTTGCTAGAGCTGCTGCTAATGAATTACAAATTCCACTTTACAAATACTTAGGTGGATTTAACGCTCACGAATTACCAGTTCCTATGTTAAACGTTATCAATGGTGGAGAACATGCTTCAAACACAATTGACTTCCAAGAATTTATGATTATGCCAGTTGGAGCTAAAACATTCCGTGAAGCTTTACAAATGGCTAACTTTGTTTTCCATAACTTAGCTAAATTACTTAAAAAACACGGACACGGTGTTCAAGTTGGTGATGAAGGTGGATTTGCTCCAAACTTCAAATCACATGAAGAAGCTTTAGACTTCTTAGTTGAAGCTATTAAAGCAGCTGGATATGTTCCTGCTAAATCAGGTGAAAACGCTGTTGCTATTGCAATGGACTGTGCATCAAGTGAATTATATGAAGATGGTGTATACACATTCAAAAAATTAAAAGCAGCTGTTGAAAAACAATTACCTGGATTTGAACATTTAACAGATACTAAATTCACATATACATCAGATGAAATGTTAGATTACTTAAAACACTTAGTTGACAAGTACCCAATCATTTCAATCGAAGATGGATTTGCTGAAGGTGACTGAGAAGGATTCAAAAAATTCACAGCAGAATTAGGAAACAAATTACAAATTGTTGGAGATGACTTAACAGTTACAAACACAGCAATTTTAAAACGTGCTATTGAAGAAAAATCAATGAACTCAATCTTAATTAAAATTAACCAAATCGGTTCATTAACAGAAACTTTTGAAGCTATCCAAATGGCTCAAAAAGCAAATATGACAGCAGTTGTATCACACCGTTCAGGTGAAACAGAAGATACAACAATCGCTGATATCGCTGTTGCTATGAACACAGGACAAATTAAGACAGGTTCATTATCAAGAACAGATAGAATTGCAAAATACAACAGATTATTAGCAATTGAAGAAGAATTAGGTTCAGTATCTTCATTCAAAGGTAGAGAAGCATTCTACAACATTGAAAAATAA
- the rpsL gene encoding 30S ribosomal protein S12: MPTTNQLVTNGRSSKIKKQNAPALSVSYNSLIKKAKKMASPFKRGVCTRVATMTPKKPNSALRKYARVKLSNGMEVTAYIPGEGHNLQEHSVVLIRGGRVKDLPGVRYHIVRGTQDAAGVAKRNQGRSLYGAKKPKSE; this comes from the coding sequence ATGCCAACAACTAATCAATTAGTTACAAATGGTCGTAGCTCAAAAATTAAAAAACAAAACGCTCCTGCTTTAAGCGTTAGCTACAACTCATTAATTAAAAAAGCTAAAAAAATGGCTTCACCATTTAAACGTGGTGTATGTACTCGTGTTGCTACAATGACACCTAAAAAACCTAACTCTGCATTACGTAAATATGCTCGTGTTAAATTATCAAACGGAATGGAAGTTACAGCTTACATTCCAGGAGAAGGACACAACCTTCAAGAACACTCAGTTGTTTTAATCCGTGGAGGACGTGTTAAAGACTTACCTGGGGTTAGATACCACATCGTTCGTGGAACACAAGATGCTGCTGGGGTAGCAAAACGTAACCAAGGACGTAGTTTATACGGTGCTAAAAAACCTAAATCAGAATAA
- the rpsG gene encoding 30S ribosomal protein S7, with product MSRKKSAPIREVLADPVFNSVIVTKLINQIMLDGKKSIAQDILYSAFNIIKEKTQREPMEVFLEAVENITPQLEIRTRRIGGTNYQVPTEVSPRRKQTLALRWLVQYSRLRNEKTMDVRLANEIIDASNKTGGAIKKREDTHKMAEANRAFAHFRW from the coding sequence ATGTCAAGAAAAAAAAGTGCCCCAATACGTGAAGTACTTGCAGATCCAGTTTTTAACTCTGTTATTGTTACAAAGTTAATTAACCAAATTATGTTAGATGGTAAAAAATCTATCGCACAAGATATTTTATATTCAGCATTTAACATTATTAAAGAAAAAACTCAAAGAGAACCAATGGAAGTTTTCTTAGAAGCAGTTGAAAACATTACACCTCAATTAGAAATCAGAACAAGAAGAATCGGTGGAACAAACTACCAAGTTCCTACAGAAGTTTCTCCTCGTAGAAAACAAACATTAGCATTAAGATGACTTGTTCAATACTCAAGATTAAGAAATGAAAAAACAATGGATGTTCGTTTAGCTAATGAAATCATTGATGCATCAAACAAAACAGGTGGAGCTATCAAAAAACGTGAAGATACACACAAAATGGCTGAAGCTAACCGTGCATTTGCACACTTCAGATGATAG
- the fusA gene encoding elongation factor G, with protein sequence MAREYELKDYRNIGIMAHIDAGKTTTTERILFHTGKIHKIGETHDGASQMDWMAQEQERGITITSAATTAFWKGKRINIIDTPGHVDFTVEVERSLRVLDGAVAVLDAQSGVEPQTETVWRQATNYKVPRIVYVNKMDKAGADFAASVASVKQRLGGNAVAIQWPIGAESDFEGIIDLVTLEAIKYNGEPQEEEFPTEIPAHLKDIVAEKRQELLEAVANFDEELMMLVLEGGDLSVEEFKAAIRKATLTSEFFPVVCGTSFKNKGVKRMIDAVVDYLPSPLDVPPIPAFDGDKEIFVNATDDGDFSSLAFKVMTDPYVGSLTFFRVYRGVLEKGSYVYNTTKEQKERIGRILQMHANSRVEIDECRAGDIAAAVGLKYTTTGDTLVGEKSPKIVLEKMVFPEPVISQALEPESKAATEKLSLGLQKLAAEDPTFRTYTDEETGQTIIAGMGELHLDIIVDRLKREFGVKAKVGAPQVSYRETITIPAEVEGKHIKQSGGKGQYGHVWIKFEPNPDGGFEFVDKIVGGKIPKEYIKSIQKGLEEKMAAGILAGYPMIDVKATLFDGSYHDVDSSEMAYKIAASKALTKAKDKIGTVLLEPIMDVSVVVPSDHIGDVIGDLSRRRGLVNDQEQRNDGAVIVRAMVPLSEMFGYSTELRSMTSGRGTYQMQFDHYEKTPKSIADEIIKRRNIQDKDED encoded by the coding sequence ATGGCTAGAGAATATGAATTAAAAGATTACCGTAATATCGGTATTATGGCCCACATTGATGCTGGAAAAACAACAACTACAGAAAGAATTTTATTCCACACAGGTAAAATTCACAAAATTGGTGAAACACACGATGGTGCTTCACAAATGGACTGAATGGCACAAGAACAAGAACGTGGAATTACAATTACATCAGCTGCTACAACAGCTTTCTGAAAAGGAAAAAGAATTAACATTATCGATACACCAGGACACGTTGACTTCACAGTTGAGGTTGAACGTTCATTACGTGTATTAGATGGTGCTGTAGCAGTTCTTGATGCTCAATCAGGAGTTGAACCTCAAACAGAAACAGTTTGAAGACAAGCTACAAACTACAAAGTTCCTCGTATTGTTTACGTTAACAAAATGGATAAAGCTGGTGCTGACTTCGCAGCTTCAGTTGCTTCAGTTAAACAACGTTTAGGTGGAAACGCAGTTGCTATCCAATGACCTATCGGTGCTGAATCAGACTTCGAAGGTATTATTGACCTTGTTACGTTAGAAGCGATTAAATACAACGGAGAACCACAAGAAGAAGAATTTCCAACAGAAATTCCTGCTCACTTAAAAGACATCGTTGCTGAAAAACGTCAAGAATTATTAGAAGCGGTTGCTAACTTTGACGAAGAATTAATGATGTTAGTTCTTGAAGGTGGAGATTTAAGTGTTGAAGAATTTAAAGCCGCAATTAGAAAAGCTACTTTAACATCAGAATTCTTCCCAGTAGTATGTGGAACATCATTCAAAAACAAAGGTGTTAAGAGAATGATTGACGCTGTTGTTGATTATTTACCATCACCACTTGATGTACCACCAATCCCTGCTTTTGATGGGGATAAAGAAATTTTTGTTAATGCAACAGACGATGGAGACTTTTCTTCATTAGCTTTCAAAGTTATGACAGACCCATACGTAGGTTCATTAACATTCTTCCGTGTATACCGTGGAGTTCTTGAAAAAGGAAGCTACGTATACAACACAACTAAAGAACAAAAAGAACGTATTGGACGTATTTTACAAATGCACGCTAACTCACGTGTAGAAATTGATGAATGTAGAGCCGGAGATATTGCTGCTGCTGTTGGTCTTAAATACACAACAACAGGAGATACATTAGTTGGAGAAAAATCACCAAAAATCGTTCTTGAAAAAATGGTATTCCCAGAACCAGTTATCTCACAAGCTTTAGAACCAGAATCAAAAGCTGCTACAGAAAAATTATCATTAGGATTACAAAAATTAGCTGCTGAGGACCCTACATTTAGAACATATACTGATGAAGAAACAGGTCAAACAATTATTGCTGGAATGGGTGAATTACACTTAGACATTATTGTTGATCGTTTAAAACGTGAATTTGGTGTTAAAGCTAAAGTTGGAGCACCTCAAGTTTCATACCGTGAAACAATTACAATTCCTGCTGAAGTTGAAGGAAAACACATCAAACAATCAGGAGGAAAAGGACAATATGGACACGTATGAATCAAATTTGAACCAAACCCAGATGGTGGATTTGAATTCGTGGACAAAATTGTTGGTGGAAAAATTCCTAAAGAATACATTAAATCAATTCAAAAAGGTCTTGAAGAAAAAATGGCAGCTGGTATTTTAGCTGGTTACCCAATGATTGACGTTAAAGCCACATTATTCGATGGATCATACCACGACGTTGACTCATCAGAAATGGCTTACAAAATCGCTGCTTCTAAAGCACTTACAAAAGCAAAAGATAAAATTGGTACAGTATTATTAGAACCAATTATGGACGTTTCAGTAGTTGTTCCATCAGATCACATCGGAGATGTTATCGGTGACTTATCAAGACGTAGAGGACTTGTTAACGACCAAGAACAAAGAAATGATGGAGCTGTTATTGTTAGAGCAATGGTTCCTCTTTCAGAAATGTTCGGTTACTCAACAGAACTTAGATCTATGACAAGTGGACGTGGAACATACCAAATGCAATTTGATCACTACGAAAAAACTCCAAAATCAATTGCTGATGAAATTATTAAACGTAGAAACATTCAAGATAAAGATGAAGATTAA
- a CDS encoding tRNA (cytidine(34)-2'-O)-methyltransferase yields MLNIVLYQPEIAPNTGNIIRTCYALGAKLHIIKPTSFDLHPKYLKRAGAGRMLSDIQHEIHNSYEDFYNKYKDKKIFYVTRYGLETYTNVKYNEVHQQTGEVWLMFGRESTGIDKIILKENLEDCIRIPMVSAMRSINLANCVAILGFEVMRQLDFKDLSKFEVEKGKHYLEQYDENNNQ; encoded by the coding sequence ATGTTAAATATAGTTTTATATCAACCGGAAATTGCCCCAAATACAGGGAATATAATCAGAACTTGTTATGCACTAGGTGCAAAATTACACATTATCAAACCAACAAGTTTTGATCTTCATCCTAAATATCTTAAAAGAGCAGGTGCAGGAAGAATGCTCAGTGACATTCAACATGAAATTCATAACTCATATGAAGATTTTTACAATAAGTACAAAGATAAAAAAATCTTTTATGTAACTAGATATGGTTTAGAGACATATACAAATGTTAAATATAATGAAGTTCACCAACAAACTGGTGAAGTGTGATTAATGTTTGGTAGAGAATCTACAGGTATTGATAAAATAATCTTAAAAGAAAATTTAGAAGATTGCATCAGAATACCGATGGTTTCAGCTATGCGTTCAATTAATCTTGCTAACTGTGTTGCTATTTTAGGTTTTGAAGTTATGAGACAACTTGATTTTAAAGATTTATCAAAATTTGAAGTTGAAAAAGGAAAACATTACTTAGAACAATATGATGAAAATAATAACCAGTAA
- a CDS encoding RNA methyltransferase — MKIITSKQNQFIKDVYKLLDKKYRSKESKFLVEGYHLVNEAKEKGILLETIEVVDKNKFADSILVTEEILNYLSDTSTPQGIIGICKFPDISKSISNRVLFLNNLQEPGNVGTIFRLARAFDFDTVIIQNFDYFNPKVIRSSQGALFDLNLIKTNNIDILKELKKQNYILYATMLDTNAKKLNEIDFSREEKIVIILGNEGNGIDNQTASLSDEKIYIPISFESLNVATAAAIVLNKVRNG, encoded by the coding sequence ATGAAAATAATAACCAGTAAGCAAAATCAGTTTATCAAGGATGTTTATAAACTTTTAGATAAAAAATATAGAAGTAAAGAATCTAAGTTTTTAGTTGAAGGTTATCACTTAGTCAATGAAGCGAAAGAAAAAGGTATTTTGCTAGAAACAATTGAAGTAGTTGATAAAAATAAATTTGCTGATTCGATTTTAGTCACAGAGGAAATCTTAAATTACTTATCAGACACATCTACACCACAAGGGATTATAGGTATTTGTAAATTTCCCGATATCTCAAAATCAATTAGTAACAGAGTTTTATTTTTAAATAATTTGCAAGAACCAGGAAATGTAGGGACAATTTTTAGATTAGCGAGAGCCTTTGATTTTGACACTGTTATTATCCAAAACTTTGATTACTTTAATCCAAAAGTTATTCGTTCTTCTCAAGGAGCACTTTTTGATTTAAATTTAATCAAGACAAATAATATTGATATTTTAAAAGAACTTAAAAAACAAAACTATATTTTATATGCAACTATGTTAGATACAAATGCTAAGAAGTTAAATGAAATTGATTTTTCAAGAGAAGAAAAAATTGTCATTATCTTAGGAAACGAAGGTAATGGAATTGATAATCAAACTGCTTCATTATCTGATGAAAAAATTTACATTCCAATTTCATTTGAAAGTTTAAATGTAGCAACAGCTGCAGCAATTGTGTTGAACAAAGTTAGAAATGGGTAA
- the ylqF gene encoding ribosome biogenesis GTPase YlqF, whose product MELEHKEQKYENLIQWFPGHMAKAFKELKEKASLADIFIVVLDARCPISSYNEDFDKIAPQKKRLFIITKSDLMDQSKKAKIEKRFANETLLWLDLRKSSSKQVILKTIKKLSQERINKNREKGMLITRMKSFVVGVPNCGKSTLINLVSDKKTLKVANYPGVTRENKWVVNGEYLFLDTPGILLPKFEDQEVAVKLLITGAIKLDNFSPEVVSMKFYGLISKYYPEKLEQLGLKPSQDDIEIYSQLFSYGERFKIYKENQRIDTVKTYQHFINWAKNLEGVTYD is encoded by the coding sequence ATGGAATTAGAACACAAAGAACAAAAATATGAGAATTTGATTCAATGATTCCCTGGTCATATGGCTAAGGCTTTCAAGGAATTAAAAGAAAAAGCTTCATTAGCAGATATTTTTATAGTAGTTTTAGATGCAAGATGTCCAATTAGTTCATATAACGAAGACTTTGACAAAATTGCACCACAAAAAAAGAGATTGTTCATTATTACTAAATCAGATTTAATGGATCAATCCAAAAAAGCAAAAATTGAAAAAAGATTTGCAAACGAAACGTTATTATGATTAGATCTTAGAAAATCATCTTCAAAACAAGTTATTTTAAAAACAATTAAAAAACTTTCACAAGAAAGAATTAATAAAAACAGAGAAAAAGGTATGTTGATAACCAGAATGAAATCATTTGTTGTTGGCGTTCCAAACTGTGGGAAAAGTACACTTATTAATTTAGTTTCAGATAAAAAAACTTTAAAAGTCGCTAACTATCCAGGTGTAACCAGAGAAAATAAGTGAGTTGTCAATGGTGAATATTTATTTTTAGATACACCAGGTATTTTGCTTCCTAAATTTGAAGATCAAGAAGTTGCTGTTAAATTATTAATCACAGGTGCTATTAAATTAGATAATTTCTCACCAGAGGTTGTTTCAATGAAGTTTTATGGATTAATTTCAAAATATTATCCAGAAAAATTAGAACAATTAGGTCTAAAACCATCTCAAGATGATATTGAAATTTACTCACAATTATTTAGCTATGGTGAAAGATTTAAAATTTACAAAGAAAACCAAAGAATTGACACTGTAAAAACTTACCAACATTTTATAAATTGAGCTAAAAATTTAGAAGGAGTTACATACGATTAA
- a CDS encoding type IIA DNA topoisomerase subunit B: MSQNNTYNASNIQQLKGLEAVRKRPGMYIGGTDVHGLHHLVWEIVDNSIDEALAGYATEIIVTLRNDGGVSVQDNGRGIPVDKIKGSTKTAVEAAFTELHTGGKFDDSAYKTSGGLHGVGASVVNALSTKVVVEVSRDKKIYLTEFQQEKILQRTHEVGVSKNTGTIVTFWPDYPLFKRAKLSFDKISERLKERAFLISNLKIILRDQNNDKTEIYEYTKGLESFLNFLNDSKDLVSKPISFQDEKRGISVDFAFQWTTQYEDTILSFVNNVKTSDGGSHVVGLKTAFVKSVNNFVSKENVVKGQRIYEWADIKEGLSCVLSLKIPESILEFVGQTKDKLGTPDAKPVVEEIVFKYLDSWLSEHKEQAKLIIDKIESSYDLRQKQKSLKDESRKTKQTGKEKLILSDKLKPATGKNNEQNELFLVEGDSAGGSAKSGRDRRFQAILPLRGKVINSEKKKMVEVLENEEINTIIKAIGAGYGRDFDIEKSQYGKIIIMTDADTDGAHIQLLLLTFFYRFMKQMIEQGKIFLALPPLYKVTLKSSKKILYAWDEDDLSDMLENIKESYELQRYKGLGEMNADQLWETTMDPKTRTLVQVTIEDALIAERRVSVLMGENVENRRYWIDQNVNFTLEDNFIEKLNISN; this comes from the coding sequence ATGAGTCAAAACAATACATATAATGCAAGTAATATTCAACAATTAAAAGGGCTTGAAGCTGTTAGAAAAAGACCTGGTATGTACATTGGTGGAACCGATGTACACGGTTTACATCACTTAGTTTGAGAAATTGTAGATAACTCAATCGACGAGGCACTAGCTGGTTATGCAACTGAAATAATTGTTACATTGAGAAATGATGGTGGTGTTTCAGTTCAAGACAATGGACGTGGTATTCCGGTTGATAAAATTAAAGGTTCAACAAAAACAGCTGTAGAAGCTGCTTTCACTGAATTGCATACAGGTGGAAAATTTGATGATAGTGCGTATAAAACATCAGGAGGTCTTCACGGTGTTGGAGCTAGTGTTGTTAATGCTTTATCAACAAAAGTTGTTGTAGAAGTTTCAAGAGATAAAAAGATCTATTTAACTGAATTTCAACAAGAAAAAATCCTTCAAAGAACTCACGAGGTAGGTGTATCTAAAAATACTGGAACAATAGTGACTTTCTGACCTGATTATCCACTTTTCAAAAGAGCTAAGTTAAGTTTTGACAAAATTTCAGAAAGACTTAAAGAAAGAGCTTTCTTAATTTCTAATTTAAAAATAATATTAAGAGATCAAAATAATGATAAAACAGAAATTTATGAATATACTAAAGGTCTTGAATCATTCTTAAACTTTTTAAATGATTCAAAAGATTTAGTTTCAAAACCTATTTCATTTCAAGATGAAAAAAGAGGCATCTCTGTTGATTTTGCTTTTCAATGAACAACTCAATATGAAGATACAATTCTGAGTTTTGTTAACAATGTTAAAACAAGCGATGGTGGTTCACATGTGGTTGGACTAAAAACTGCATTTGTTAAATCTGTTAATAACTTTGTGTCAAAAGAAAATGTAGTCAAAGGTCAAAGAATTTATGAATGAGCAGACATTAAAGAAGGGCTCAGTTGCGTTCTCTCTTTAAAAATTCCTGAAAGTATTCTTGAATTCGTAGGTCAAACTAAAGATAAATTAGGGACTCCAGATGCTAAACCTGTTGTTGAAGAAATTGTCTTTAAATATTTAGATTCTTGATTAAGTGAACACAAAGAACAAGCTAAATTAATCATAGATAAAATTGAATCTTCATATGATTTAAGACAAAAACAAAAATCATTAAAAGATGAAAGTAGAAAAACAAAGCAAACAGGTAAAGAAAAATTAATTTTAAGTGACAAATTAAAACCTGCGACTGGTAAAAATAATGAACAAAATGAGTTATTTCTAGTCGAAGGGGACTCAGCAGGTGGTTCGGCAAAAAGTGGAAGGGATAGAAGATTTCAAGCTATCTTACCATTACGTGGAAAAGTCATTAACTCTGAAAAGAAAAAAATGGTTGAAGTTCTTGAAAATGAAGAAATCAACACGATTATTAAAGCAATTGGAGCAGGATACGGTAGAGATTTTGATATTGAAAAATCCCAATATGGAAAAATAATCATTATGACCGATGCTGACACTGATGGTGCTCACATTCAACTTCTATTATTAACATTCTTTTATAGATTTATGAAACAAATGATTGAACAAGGAAAAATTTTCCTTGCACTTCCTCCATTATATAAAGTGACTCTTAAGAGCAGTAAAAAAATTCTTTATGCATGAGATGAAGATGATTTAAGTGATATGCTGGAAAATATAAAAGAATCATATGAACTCCAAAGATATAAAGGTCTAGGAGAAATGAATGCTGATCAATTGTGAGAAACAACTATGGATCCTAAAACAAGAACATTAGTTCAAGTAACAATTGAAGATGCTCTTATTGCTGAAAGAAGAGTTTCAGTTCTTATGGGAGAAAATGTTGAAAACAGAAGATATTGAATTGATCAAAATGTAAACTTTACACTTGAAGATAATTTCATTGAAAAATTAAACATATCTAATTAA
- the rpmB gene encoding 50S ribosomal protein L28: MSRRDVLTGRGPQTGNKRSHALNATKRKFNVNLQKVRVTIDGQKMTLRVSAKTLKTLKNKGLI; this comes from the coding sequence ATGTCAAGAAGAGACGTTTTAACAGGTAGAGGACCTCAAACAGGTAACAAACGTTCACACGCATTAAATGCTACAAAAAGAAAATTTAATGTTAACTTACAAAAAGTTAGAGTTACAATAGACGGTCAAAAAATGACATTAAGAGTAAGTGCAAAAACATTAAAAACTCTTAAAAACAAAGGGTTAATTTAA